The window AGCAGCTAGAGCAGGAGAGCACGGAAAAGGTTTCGCAGTAGTAGCAGATGAGGTTAGAAAATTAGCAGAAGAAAGTAAAGAATCAGCCTTAAGTATTAATTCTTTAATAGGTGAAATTCAGATTAAAGCTGATAATGCTAATACAGCTATTTCAAAAGGACAAGAAGTAGTAGAAATAAGTGTTGAAAAATCAAATGTAATAAATGAACATTTCAAAAACATACTAGATTCTATAGAAGATATAAATGGAAAAATTGAAATGATATCTGATTCATCAAATAATCAGTCACAAGTAGCTGAAGAGATAACAAAAGCCATGGATGAAATATCTGTATCAACTCAAGATAATGCAAGCTCAGTAGAGCAAATGAACGGAATTATAGACGGTCAAGTGAGCTCATTTGAAGAGATTGGTGCTAGTGTAGAAGAATTGCGAAATGTTGCATTTGAATTGAAAGATAAAACAGATCAATTTAATGTAGATTAATCATAAAAAAAGTATACGATTATATAATCGTATACTTTTTTTATATGGCTTATACTTATATTATTTGTTTAACTCTTATCATTTATTTTACTAAAATGAGATGGTGCAGGAGCTTTTATAACAATTAGTTCGAGAACATCATCATGAAGATTCTTTACATTCATTTTTGTGTTATAAGGAATTTCAAGTATATCCCCTCTTCTATATTCATGAATTTCTTGTTCATCTAATCCTATCGATAATATTCCTTTAATGACTGTCATATAAACATTAGAATTAGAATAATGTTCAGGTAATCCGTCTTCCTTATTAAATATCATATGAATATAATTTATATTCTCATCCATAATAATTTTTTCAACAACTGTATTATT is drawn from Tepidibacter hydrothermalis and contains these coding sequences:
- a CDS encoding cupin domain-containing protein, producing MVEKVFHYSTGNNTVVEKIIMDENINYIHMIFNKEDGLPEHYSNSNVYMTVIKGILSIGLDEQEIHEYRRGDILEIPYNTKMNVKNLHDDVLELIVIKAPAPSHFSKINDKS